The sequence GACACGATGGCCTGCCCTTCCAGGGCCAGCGCCTCCACGGAGTGCTCGAACAGGGCCACGAGCTGCTTCTCCGTGAGGTCCACCGTCACGACGAGGTTCTCGAAGAGGATGACCTCGTGCAGGACGCCGTCGGTGAGCGGCCCCGTGCGCAGGGACGTGCGGGTGACGCACAGGCCCTCGTCGCGCAGCGAGCCGCCGTTGATGATGCCCAGCTCCGTGGGCTTCGCGGCGCCGTCCTCCGCGTGGAGGAACGCGTCCGCGGCCAGCTGCCCCAGCGCGTTGTTGTCGTGCCGGGCGAAGGCGCTTCCCAGCTGCACTTCCTCCCCCAGGTAGCCCACGACGGCGTCGGGGTCGTCCACCAGCGGGGTGCAGGAGTCGTTGTACGCGAGGCACCCGGGCAAGAGCGCGAGGGCCGTTAGCGCGGCGGTGAGGTGGCGGCGGTCCATCAGTAGAAGGCCCTCAGGGTGAGGTAGCCGGACACGCCCTCGCGCGGCAGCAGGCCGGTGACGCGGTCCGGGCGGGGCACGTCGTCGCGCAGGTCGTGGTCGAAGAGGTTCTGCGCGAACAGCGTCACCTCGAAGTGCTCCCAGATGGGCTCGGTGCGCAGCTGCGCGGTGATGAGGCTGTACGCGGGAATCTCATAGCGGCGGATGAGCTCCAGGGTGGAGCGGTTGTTGTTGCGGCGCTCGGCGCCGGAGCGCACCACCACGTCCAGGTTCAGCCAGTCCCCCAGCGGCATGGACACGCCCGCGTTGAAGCGCGCCTGGGGCACGTCCGTGAGCAGGCGGGACTGCTCCGGCAGCTCCAGGTCCTGCGCGCGCGACAGGCTGGCGTTGACCCACGCGACGGCGCGCTTGGACGCCTCCAGGCGCGCCTCCGCCTCCACGCCGTACACGCGCACGCCCAGCTCGCGGTTGCGCAAGGGGACGATGTTGCCGCTGGTGTCCACCGGGGTGATGGGCGAGGCGAAGTTCTGGAGGAAGGCGTTGGCGCGCACGCGCACGCGGGTGTCGCCCGCGGCCTGGACCAGGTCCATGCCCAGCTCGAAGGTGTCCACGGTGGTGGGCTTCAGGAGCGGGTTTCCCTCGAAGCGGCCCTGGTTGTAGTCGGTGTCGGGGATGCGCTCGACCAGCTCCTGCGGGGTGGGGGCGCGGAAGGCGCGGCCGTACAGCGCCTTGAGCACCAGCGCGTCCGACGCGGCGATGACCAGGCCCACGCGCGGGTTCACGCGCACCACCATCTTGCTGGCGTCGAGCGAGCCCGCGTCCACGTCGGGCAGCTGCGTGGCGTCCAGGCGCAGGCCGAAGGTGAGCGTGAGCGCGGACAGCACGGTCCACTGGTCCTGCGCGGAGAGGCCCAGGTTGAGGCGGCGGGAGGCCGCTCCCTGCGTGAGGTCCACGAGCCCTTCCGGGGCGGTGGGGCTGGGGAGGAGGCGGCCGTCGAGCGTGTAGTTCGTGGTGTAGTCGTAGCGGGACAGCGACTGCTGTTCGGCGACGAGCCCCAGCGTGAGGTGGTTCTCCTTCGCCAGCGCGAGGTCCGCGTCCACGGAGGCGGTCACGGTGCGCACGGTGACCTGGGTCTGCTCCTGGAGGCCGTCCGGGAAGAGGCGGTCCGCGCCGTCACCGGTGCGGAAGTCGTGGGGGGTGAGCTGGAAGAGGCGGTCGGTGGACTGCTGGTCGAAGCCCAGCCGGGCGCGCACCTGGCCGCCGCTGGAGAGGGAGCGCTCCCAGGTGAGGTCGGCGAGGAGCACGCTCCAGGACAGCTGGGAGTCATTGCCCACGGTGTCGAACAGGCCGACGAGGGCATCGCGCTTCTCGGAGAGGTAGCGCGCGGTGACGCCCACGCGGCCGGCGCTGTCCAGGCCGTAGGACACGCCACCGCCCGCGTTCACGAGGAACCGTCCGTCGCGGGTGCGGCCCGCGGGTTCGTCCACGTCGCGCAGGCCCTGGTCCACGGCCTCGTCGTCGAGCGCGTCGTGGTTGATGACGAGCGAGTCCCCTTCCTGGGTCCAGAGGTCCAGGTCCGCGAACAGGCGCAGGTCGCCGGTGGAGTGCGCGGCGGACAGGTGGCCGTCGGTGGCGAGCGCGAGCCGGCCGTCGTCGCGGGGCACGCCGCCGGTGGAGACGGCGCCGCGCACGCCGTTGGCGTGGTTCATGACGAGGTTGACGACGCCCTGGAAGGCGCCCGCGCCGTAGATGGCGGAGCCGGGGCCGCGGATGACCTCGATGCGCTCCAGGTTCTCCACCGGCAGGTTCATGAGCGCCTTGCCGTCGAAGAAGTTGTTGAGGCGGTGGCCGTCGAGGAGGAAGAGGACCTCCGCGTCGTTGCGAAGGCCCCGGATGGCGGTGCGGTGGAAGCCCTGCACGTCGCGGCTGACGGACACGCCGGGCACCACGTCCAGCACGTCCGCCACCGTGCGGGCCCCCAGTGCGACCATCTGCGAGCGGTTGAAGGAAGCACCAATGGCCGGCACGGTGCGCACGGCCTCCTCCTGGAGTGTCGTCACCGCGAGCACGTCCTCCGCGCTGTAGAGCGCCAGGTCGTCGTCCAGGGCGGTGCGCGAGGAGTCGGCGCGGGTGTCCGGAGGAAGGTCCGCGTTGAGCGCGGCCATCGCGTCGTCGGAGTTGGCTGCACGCGAGTCGGAAGCATCCATCCGGCCCGAAGCCCGCGCGTTCGGGCCACCTGTCGTGCGCGAGTCGGAGCTTCCCGTCCGGTCCGTGCCGTCCATGCGGCCCGAAGCCCGCGCGTCCGCGCCACTGGCGGTGCGTGAGTCGGAGGTCCCCGTCCGGTTCGACGAGCGCGGGTCCGTACCGTTCACGGTGCTCGATGTACGCGAGTCAGAGGTCCCGGCCCGGTTCGAGTCCGCACCGTTCACGGTGCTTGAGGCTCGCGAGTCAGAGGTCGCCGTCCGGTTCGACGAGCGCGAGTCCGTCCCGTTCGAGGTGCTGGATGCTCGTGAGTCGGAGGTCCCCGCGCGGGAGTCGGTGCTGTCCGGGCGATTCGACGTCCGCGAATCGGAAGTCCCCGCGTGGGTCGATGCACGCGCGTCCGTTCCATCCATGCGCGTCCCGGTGGCATTCGGAGCGGCAGTCCCGATCCTCGCGGGTGGCGGTGCCGAAGTTGCGTCGTCCTCCCCTGCCCCCGACGGCGGCGTGAAGGCATCGATGTCGGGCGCGGACTTCGGCTCCTCACGGCTTCCCCTGCGGCCCGGCGGCGTCCTTGCCGGTGGAGGCTCCGGGGGCTGCGCTCCCACCATCACCCTCGCGGGCCGGAGCGCGGACATGAAGAGCGGCGTGCGCGCTCCATCCACCATCGCCGCCTCGACGAAGTACTCCACGCCGGGTGGCACCATGTGCTCCGCGGGGATCAGCGCGCGGTACAGGTCCCCGTACTGCAACTCCATCGGGACCTGGACGTACGGCTCTCCCGGGCCGCGATAGCGGACGAAGAGCTCCAGCACCTTGCCGCCGTCCACCAGCGTCGCATCCAGTTGGAGGGGCTGCCGGGCCTCCGCGCGCTGCGGCGGCGCGTGCAACAGCGCGGGCTCCTGCGCGTGGACGGAGGCCGCGACGAACACCACGGCCCAGAGGATGAGCGTGCGAGGAAGAACGGTCTGCAAGATTGACGACGATGGTCCGTTGCAGGGCCATGCGAGTCAAGCAAGGCACCTCTGCCCACGCCCCGCCGATTTTTTGCCGCCCCCGCGAGCGCATGCGACGGTGCCTGTCGCTCCATGCGCGCGTCGCTAGCCCTTCACCTCGCCCTCTTCCGCCGCCAACGCGCCCAGATCGCCCGGGTGGTCGAAGGCCGCACCGAAGCCTTCCGCGCCTACGAGGCCCGCTACCGCCGGCGCACGAGCACCTACCAGCGCGTGGTCCCGCTGACCCACGTGCATCAGCGCATCGCCGCGTCGGACCTCGTCTACGTCGGCGACTACCACACGCTGCCGCTCGCCCAGCAGACCTACCTGGACCTCGTCGAGCGCGCCCTCGCCTCCGGACGCCGCGTCGTGCTGGCGCTCGAGTGCGTGGAAGGCCGTCACCAGTCGGCCCTCGACGCGTACCTCGCCGGACGCCTGCCCGAGCGCACCCTCCTGTCGCGCCTGGGCCACGGCCCCACCCCGGGCTTCGGTCCCGGCGCCGGCATCCGCGCCGTGCTGGGCTTCGCGAAGCGCCACAAGCTCCAGGTGGCCGCCATCGACCGGCGGGCCCAGGGAGAGCGCTCGCTCGCGCTGCGCGACGCCTTCGCCGCGGAGCGCATCGCGCACGTGGCCCGAGCGGAGGACGTCCCGCTGGTGATGGTGCTGGTGGGCCAGTTCCACGCCGCGCCCTGCCACCTCCCCGCGCAGGTGGAGCGCGCACTGGGTGACGCCCACCCGCGCCGTGGGCTCGTCGTGTACCAGAACGCCGAGGGCCTCTGGTGGCGCCTCGCGCGCGAGGGCCGGCTGGGCGGCGCGGAGGCCGTGGAGCTGGCGGACGGCGCGCTGTGCCTGATGAACGCCTCGCCCGTGCTCTGCCAGCAGAGCTTCCTGGACTACCTGGAGGCCGAAGGCGACGACGCGCCCCTCCTGGACCGCAGCGCCGCGGAGCGCTTCCGCGACATGGCGGAGCTCATCGGCGGGCTCGCGGGCGTGCCCGTGGGCCGCGAGCTGGACTCGGTGGAGGTGACGACGGTGGCGGACAGCGACGTGCTCGCCCGCATCCGCCGGCGGGGCCGCTTCACCCAGGCGGAGCTGGCCCAGCTGCGCAAGCACATCCTGTCGCGTGAGAGCGGCTACATCCCCCGCGCGCGCACGGCCTGGCTCGCGTCGCTGTCCCTCAACCACGCCGCGGAGGAGGCCGCCCACTTCGTGCGCCACTGCGCCGTGGGCGACGCCATGGACGCTCCGCGCGGCGCGTCCGAGGCCTTCTACGCGCGGTGCCTGGAAGAGGCCCTGGGCTTCTTCGGCTCCAAGCTGATCAACCCGCGCCGCACCTGCCCCAGCGTCACGGAGTGGGCCCGGCGCTTCGGTGAGGCCCGGGGCCTGGAGCGGCAGATCGCCGCCTTCGTCCTGGCCCACAAGGCCACGGAGTCCGAGGCCCCCGACGAGGCCGTGAAGCTCCTCCCCCTGCGCCGCGACCGCCTGTTCCACGGTGTCAGCCACGCGCTCGGCTACCTCCTGGGGGACAGCCTCTACCGTGCCTTCGACGCCGGCCAGGTGGACACCGCGGAGATCCGCGCCCTCTTCCGGGATCCGCTCGTGGATCCGCGAGGCGCGTACCTCGCCTGGGCCGCGCGCCTGCGAGGCCTCTAGGCCTGTGGTGCCGCTGACCCAGCTGAATCCAGCGGCGGCTTGCAGCTACCCTCCGGCGGCATGAATCCATCTCCTCGCCGCGTCACCTCCGTCCTCCTCCTGGCCCTCGCCGTGGGCCTCATGCTGCCCGGGTGCTTCGCCGAACAGGGCGCCTGCGTCCATGGCTCCAGCGTCTATTTCTGCAACGATGACACCTCGGACGAGTGCCGCGACTTCTGGTGCGACGGCTGGGACTACTGCGGCTACTTCGAGGGCGACTCGTGCGAGGACGTGGGCTTCCCGGAAGGCACGGTCACGCTGGAGAGCTACTCCGAGCCGAGGTCGCCCGAGTGGAGCTGGGGAACGCCCTCCGGAGGCTCCAGCGGCGGCGGTGGTGGTGGCGGAGGTGGCGGCGGCAACGGCAGCGGCGCGTGTGCCTATTACGACTCGAACCTGAACCGCGTGCTGTGTGATCAGCGCACGTCGGCGTCCAGCTGTTCAGGCAAGTGGATGGGCAGCGGCACCACCTGCTCCGGCCTCAAGTGCACCAGCGGCACGGACCCCTTCAGCTGCACCGTGTCGGGCGGAAGCTCGGGCGGCACCTGCACGTCCACGTACCAGGGGCCGACTGGCGATGCGCAGGTCTATACCCAGTGCGCGTCCGTGTGGAACTACCGCTGCCAGCAGAAGAACAACGACGCCGCGGACCAGAACTGCCTCGTCTACGACTCGCTCGAGGCCACGGTGGAGTGCCCGTACTGCCCTTGATGAATTGGCAGGACGGGCCTCCGTTCCTCGCCGCGGCTCAGGCGCGGTTGGCGATGGTCTTCGGCGGCAGCTTGAGGACCTGGCCCACCTTGATGTGGTCCGGGTCCTTGAGCTGATCCTTGTTGGCCTCGAAGATCTTCGGGTACAGCTTCATGTCCCCGTAGATGTCCTTGGCCAGCTTGCTGAGCGTGTCGCCGGACTTCACGGTGTACAGGCCGTAGGG comes from Corallococcus macrosporus and encodes:
- a CDS encoding TonB-dependent receptor plug domain-containing protein produces the protein MQTVLPRTLILWAVVFVAASVHAQEPALLHAPPQRAEARQPLQLDATLVDGGKVLELFVRYRGPGEPYVQVPMELQYGDLYRALIPAEHMVPPGVEYFVEAAMVDGARTPLFMSALRPARVMVGAQPPEPPPARTPPGRRGSREEPKSAPDIDAFTPPSGAGEDDATSAPPPARIGTAAPNATGTRMDGTDARASTHAGTSDSRTSNRPDSTDSRAGTSDSRASSTSNGTDSRSSNRTATSDSRASSTVNGADSNRAGTSDSRTSSTVNGTDPRSSNRTGTSDSRTASGADARASGRMDGTDRTGSSDSRTTGGPNARASGRMDASDSRAANSDDAMAALNADLPPDTRADSSRTALDDDLALYSAEDVLAVTTLQEEAVRTVPAIGASFNRSQMVALGARTVADVLDVVPGVSVSRDVQGFHRTAIRGLRNDAEVLFLLDGHRLNNFFDGKALMNLPVENLERIEVIRGPGSAIYGAGAFQGVVNLVMNHANGVRGAVSTGGVPRDDGRLALATDGHLSAAHSTGDLRLFADLDLWTQEGDSLVINHDALDDEAVDQGLRDVDEPAGRTRDGRFLVNAGGGVSYGLDSAGRVGVTARYLSEKRDALVGLFDTVGNDSQLSWSVLLADLTWERSLSSGGQVRARLGFDQQSTDRLFQLTPHDFRTGDGADRLFPDGLQEQTQVTVRTVTASVDADLALAKENHLTLGLVAEQQSLSRYDYTTNYTLDGRLLPSPTAPEGLVDLTQGAASRRLNLGLSAQDQWTVLSALTLTFGLRLDATQLPDVDAGSLDASKMVVRVNPRVGLVIAASDALVLKALYGRAFRAPTPQELVERIPDTDYNQGRFEGNPLLKPTTVDTFELGMDLVQAAGDTRVRVRANAFLQNFASPITPVDTSGNIVPLRNRELGVRVYGVEAEARLEASKRAVAWVNASLSRAQDLELPEQSRLLTDVPQARFNAGVSMPLGDWLNLDVVVRSGAERRNNNRSTLELIRRYEIPAYSLITAQLRTEPIWEHFEVTLFAQNLFDHDLRDDVPRPDRVTGLLPREGVSGYLTLRAFY
- a CDS encoding 5'-nucleotidase C-terminal domain-containing protein; translated protein: MDRRHLTAALTALALLPGCLAYNDSCTPLVDDPDAVVGYLGEEVQLGSAFARHDNNALGQLAADAFLHAEDGAAKPTELGIINGGSLRDEGLCVTRTSLRTGPLTDGVLHEVILFENLVVTVDLTEKQLVALFEHSVEALALEGQAIVSPSGAFLHVSDGTSLRVDCARPVGQRVTELRVKGRTVSLPARDDASIRYRVAMSTFVLEGGDGYGGILGNAGQDPDRNPVTARKLGGTDANITAAYMKSTYPSPVQALKEAPRIVFDNCARPARPAPR
- a CDS encoding ChaN family lipoprotein gives rise to the protein MRASLALHLALFRRQRAQIARVVEGRTEAFRAYEARYRRRTSTYQRVVPLTHVHQRIAASDLVYVGDYHTLPLAQQTYLDLVERALASGRRVVLALECVEGRHQSALDAYLAGRLPERTLLSRLGHGPTPGFGPGAGIRAVLGFAKRHKLQVAAIDRRAQGERSLALRDAFAAERIAHVARAEDVPLVMVLVGQFHAAPCHLPAQVERALGDAHPRRGLVVYQNAEGLWWRLAREGRLGGAEAVELADGALCLMNASPVLCQQSFLDYLEAEGDDAPLLDRSAAERFRDMAELIGGLAGVPVGRELDSVEVTTVADSDVLARIRRRGRFTQAELAQLRKHILSRESGYIPRARTAWLASLSLNHAAEEAAHFVRHCAVGDAMDAPRGASEAFYARCLEEALGFFGSKLINPRRTCPSVTEWARRFGEARGLERQIAAFVLAHKATESEAPDEAVKLLPLRRDRLFHGVSHALGYLLGDSLYRAFDAGQVDTAEIRALFRDPLVDPRGAYLAWAARLRGL